A genome region from Streptomyces pratensis includes the following:
- a CDS encoding DUF1203 domain-containing protein, with protein MTAYEARPIGPDALKELRTTDDAGRPCVPYTATEGGEPLRCCLRGAEPGERIALVSYAPLRRWAAETGARPGAYDEQGPVFLHAGECEGPAGDRPGYPFSRAGALRAVRRYDADGRIVGGRLLEIPADEESGFDAALAEAFADPEVALVHVRAVEYGCFHFEVRARRER; from the coding sequence ATGACCGCATACGAGGCACGGCCCATCGGGCCGGACGCGCTGAAAGAGCTCCGCACGACCGACGACGCGGGGCGGCCCTGCGTCCCGTACACGGCGACGGAGGGCGGCGAGCCCCTGCGCTGCTGCCTGCGCGGCGCCGAGCCCGGGGAGCGGATCGCCCTGGTCTCCTACGCGCCGCTGCGCCGCTGGGCGGCCGAGACCGGGGCGCGCCCCGGGGCGTACGACGAGCAGGGGCCGGTCTTCCTCCACGCCGGGGAGTGCGAGGGGCCGGCGGGGGACCGGCCCGGCTATCCGTTCTCCAGGGCGGGCGCACTGCGCGCGGTCCGGCGCTACGACGCCGACGGCAGGATCGTCGGAGGCCGGCTGCTGGAGATACCTGCCGACGAGGAGAGCGGCTTCGACGCGGCCCTCGCGGAGGCGTTCGCGGACCCGGAGGTGGCGCTGGTGCACGTACGGGCCGTGGAGTACGGGTGCTTCCACTTCGAGGTACGAGCGCGTCGGGAGCGGTAG